TCGATGCGCTTTTGGGAGTCATCGAGAAAGGTATCGAGCAGCTTGGGGTACTCACCTTCCATGACCTCTTGCAAACCCGACAGCACGTCCGGGTCCAGATGTAGATCCACCACTTGCTCGCTCCTTGATCAAGAATTGACGGATTATGCCAGAGCCTTCCAGCAAAACTCCACGCAGACGCAGCGCCCGCCATCGGACCAGCGTACGTCGCCGCTCAGTTGACGCACCAGGTTCAAGCCGCGGCCGGACAGACGGTCAGCCTCCAGCGGCCGGGCCAGCACCGCGTCAACATCGAATCCAGGCCCGCTGTCCTCGACACGCAAGGCCATCTTGCCGCCCTGCGCAGTCGGGGTCACCTGCACATGCACCCGGATATGACCGCTGTTCAATTGCGCCAGCCGCTCATTGCGCAGGCGGTAATACTGCGCAAACCCTTCGGCATCCCGTTTGAGCTGCGAATCCAGGCCCAGCACGCCATGCTCGAGGGCATTGGCATACAACTCGGCCATCACCGTGTAGAGCGCACCGCTCTGTTCACGCAGGCCGTGCACCTCCAGCAGCAATTGCAGCAGGTACGGCAACGGGTTGTAGCGCCTGAGGGTCTGCGCGCGAAATTCGAAACTCACCGACCAATTCAGCGGGCACGACTGGCCACTGTCGGAATACATAGGTTCCGCCACGCGCAGCGGCTGGCCGGAGAGCAAGGAGATTTCAACCATGCTGACGTCGTCGCGGGCCTCACCGCGAAAGGCCGCCAGCGCCTGCTCGATCTCCTCGAACAAGCGGTCGGGCTCGCGGTTGGCGGCAAACACCTGCTGCAAACGCTCGGCGCCGAATAACTGGTCATTGGCGTCGGCGGTGTCCAGCACTCCGTCAGAGAGCAGGAACACCCGGTCGCCCAGGGCCATGGGCCAGACTTCGGTGCTGTCATCGAATGCCTGGGCCGACAGCACGCCCAACGGCAGATGCCGCGACATCAACGGCGTGCGCTTGCCGGTGACGACCTCATGCACATAGCCCTCGGGCATGCCGCCGTTCCACACTTCCACCACGCGCCGCTCGGTGCTCAGGCACAACAGGGTGGCGCAGCAGAACATATCCACCGGCAGGATGCGTTTGAGCTTGGCGTTCATCTCGCGCAGGATCTGCGCCAGCCCATAGCCCTTGGCGGTCATGCCGTAGAACACTTCGGCCAGGGGCATGGCCCCGATGGCGGCCGGCAGGCCGTGGCCGGTGAAATCGCCGAGCAACACGTGCATGTCACCGGATGGCGTATAAGCGGCCAGCAACAGGTCCCCGTTGAACAGCGCATAGGGCGATTGCAAGTAGCGGATATTCGGCGCCGCGTTGATGCAACCCGAATGCGCGACCTTGTCGAACACGGCCTTGGCGGCGCGCTGCTCATGCAGCAAGTAGTCGTTGTGCCGGGCGATCTGGTCACGTTGCTGCAGCACCATGGCCTGTAACCGCCGCAGGCGGTCCATGGCGTTGATCTTGGCGGCCAGAATCAGCTGGTTGTAGGGCTTGGGCAGGAAATCGTCGCCGCCGGCATCCAGGCACTCGGCCAGTGCGGCGTTTTCGCGCAGCGAGGTCAGGAAGATGATGGGGACCAACTGCTCACCCGCCAACTGCTTGATCCAGCGCGCAGCGAGAAAACCATCCATCACCGGCATCATCGCGTCCATCAACACCAGTTGCGGGCGCTCGCGCGCAAACACTTCAACGGCCTGCTCGCCATTGGTGGCGGTGAGCACATGGTGACCCTGACGCCGTACGATGGTCGACAACAACAGCAAGTCGGCGGCACTGTCTTCGGCAATCAGGATCGTCAGCGGCTCGGACAAGGGGGCCAGGACTCTCACGAGATATCGAACAGCTTGTCGAAATTGGAAATGGCGAGGATCTTGCGCACGTCGGGGCTGCTGTTGCTGACGCGCACTTGCGACTCATCGCCACCGGCATGGTCCCGGAGAAGCAGGAGCATGCCCAGGGCCGAACTGTCCATGTAGGTGGTTTCCTTAAGATCGACCACATACAACTCGGGCACCTTGTAGTAACGCTCGTAAGCCTCGCGAAATGCCTGGTGGCTGCCGAAATCGAACCGG
This genomic stretch from Pseudomonas orientalis harbors:
- a CDS encoding STAS domain-containing protein translates to MSIESEVSLDGKKLTISIKGRFDFGSHQAFREAYERYYKVPELYVVDLKETTYMDSSALGMLLLLRDHAGGDESQVRVSNSSPDVRKILAISNFDKLFDIS
- a CDS encoding ATP-binding SpoIIE family protein phosphatase, translating into MRVLAPLSEPLTILIAEDSAADLLLLSTIVRRQGHHVLTATNGEQAVEVFARERPQLVLMDAMMPVMDGFLAARWIKQLAGEQLVPIIFLTSLRENAALAECLDAGGDDFLPKPYNQLILAAKINAMDRLRRLQAMVLQQRDQIARHNDYLLHEQRAAKAVFDKVAHSGCINAAPNIRYLQSPYALFNGDLLLAAYTPSGDMHVLLGDFTGHGLPAAIGAMPLAEVFYGMTAKGYGLAQILREMNAKLKRILPVDMFCCATLLCLSTERRVVEVWNGGMPEGYVHEVVTGKRTPLMSRHLPLGVLSAQAFDDSTEVWPMALGDRVFLLSDGVLDTADANDQLFGAERLQQVFAANREPDRLFEEIEQALAAFRGEARDDVSMVEISLLSGQPLRVAEPMYSDSGQSCPLNWSVSFEFRAQTLRRYNPLPYLLQLLLEVHGLREQSGALYTVMAELYANALEHGVLGLDSQLKRDAEGFAQYYRLRNERLAQLNSGHIRVHVQVTPTAQGGKMALRVEDSGPGFDVDAVLARPLEADRLSGRGLNLVRQLSGDVRWSDGGRCVCVEFCWKALA